In Thermococcus sp. M39, the following are encoded in one genomic region:
- a CDS encoding Hsp20/alpha crystallin family protein: MRRRRDFWDGFFDEFFFDIEDEIRRIREQVEREFRELEKEFRYFDIDGKPIVYGFTMHIGPDGKPQIREFGNVPGKVRSGKPLIEEVEFSDFMVDVFEDEDSVSVLAELPGGREENIDVHLAGDDEVVIKTKDGKYKRVKLPCKVKGIKDKSYKKSGVLTVVLEKA; the protein is encoded by the coding sequence ATGAGGAGAAGAAGGGATTTTTGGGATGGCTTTTTTGATGAGTTCTTTTTTGATATAGAAGATGAGATCAGGAGAATTAGAGAGCAAGTTGAGAGAGAGTTCAGAGAGCTTGAAAAAGAGTTTAGGTATTTTGATATAGATGGTAAGCCGATTGTCTATGGTTTCACAATGCATATTGGCCCAGATGGGAAGCCTCAGATTCGAGAGTTTGGGAATGTTCCAGGAAAAGTTAGAAGTGGGAAACCACTCATTGAAGAGGTTGAGTTTAGCGATTTTATGGTTGATGTTTTTGAGGACGAGGATAGTGTTAGTGTTCTTGCTGAGTTGCCTGGGGGGAGGGAGGAGAATATTGACGTCCATTTAGCTGGTGATGATGAAGTTGTGATAAAGACTAAAGATGGGAAGTACAAGAGGGTTAAGCTTCCTTGTAAAGTCAAGGGGATTAAGGATAAGTCGTACAAGAAGAGTGGGGTTTTAACAGTAGTGCTCGAAAAAGCATAA
- a CDS encoding TCP-1/cpn60 chaperonin family protein: TEHVIDEVERALEDAIKVVKDVMEDGAILPGGGATEIELSIRLDEYGKQVGGKEALAIEAFSEALKIIPKTLAENAGLDTIDMLVKVISEHKTKGKAIGIDVSAGEPADMLERGVIEPLRVKKQAIKSASEAAIMILRIDDVIAASKLEKEKDKESGSEYEGKYGGEY, from the coding sequence GAACAGAGCACGTCATTGATGAAGTCGAGAGAGCCCTTGAGGATGCCATTAAAGTCGTCAAGGATGTTATGGAAGACGGTGCAATTCTCCCAGGAGGAGGCGCAACTGAGATTGAACTTTCTATCAGGCTTGATGAGTACGGAAAGCAAGTTGGAGGCAAAGAAGCTTTAGCAATTGAAGCATTCTCAGAAGCACTTAAGATAATCCCCAAGACATTAGCAGAGAACGCTGGACTTGACACAATTGATATGCTTGTTAAGGTCATTAGCGAACACAAAACTAAGGGCAAGGCAATAGGAATTGATGTCTCTGCTGGGGAGCCAGCCGACATGCTTGAGCGCGGTGTCATAGAGCCTTTGAGAGTCAAGAAGCAGGCAATCAAGAGTGCAAGCGAAGCAGCAATAATGATCCTCAGAATCGACGACGTCATTGCAGCGAGCAAGCTCGAGAAAGAGAAGGATAAGGAGTCTGGAAGTGAATATGAGGGCAAATACGGGGGTGAATATTAG